A DNA window from Synechococcus sp. UW179A contains the following coding sequences:
- a CDS encoding sulfotransferase has translation MTADAIPRRRLLLIRGLGHSGTTILDLSLGAHPQLVGLGEAARILERPAPGDESRGPAQLRRELRFKRCCTCGAIAAQCPVWGPMLEWLPAHDGHSLAEKTLRLLDGVKTNHPEAVWAVDSYQDDMVLPFLEDPDLDIRIVHLTRDIRSWVHSRTRDGRRRRQWLPGLKPLLRWCRVNARQASRLDSTGRPVYRLGYEQLALDPEASLRRLCQWLEIDFDPRMLAPAQHSNSHILSGNRMRFDASRGQSIRYDGAWLQQPSGLAQVALLFPWVARLNRRLVHSDD, from the coding sequence ATGACCGCTGATGCGATCCCAAGGCGCAGGTTGCTGTTGATCCGTGGTCTTGGCCACAGCGGCACAACGATTCTGGATCTTTCCCTGGGAGCGCATCCTCAGCTGGTGGGCCTGGGGGAGGCTGCACGGATCCTCGAGCGGCCAGCGCCTGGGGATGAGTCTCGTGGTCCTGCCCAGCTACGCCGTGAACTGCGCTTCAAGCGCTGCTGCACCTGTGGTGCAATTGCTGCCCAGTGCCCCGTGTGGGGACCGATGCTGGAATGGCTGCCAGCACATGACGGACACTCACTGGCAGAGAAAACGTTGCGGCTTCTGGATGGCGTGAAGACGAATCATCCCGAGGCGGTCTGGGCGGTGGATTCGTACCAAGACGACATGGTGCTTCCTTTCTTGGAGGATCCTGACCTGGACATTCGGATTGTTCATCTCACCCGGGATATTCGCAGCTGGGTTCATTCCCGCACCCGTGACGGCCGTCGTCGCCGGCAATGGTTGCCTGGTCTGAAGCCTCTGCTGCGCTGGTGTCGCGTCAATGCGCGGCAGGCATCGAGACTGGACTCCACGGGTCGGCCTGTGTACCGGCTTGGCTATGAACAGCTGGCGCTCGATCCGGAAGCAAGCCTGAGAAGGTTGTGTCAGTGGTTGGAGATTGATTTTGATCCTCGGATGCTGGCGCCAGCACAGCATTCCAACAGTCACATCCTTTCTGGAAATCGGATGCGATTTGATGCCAGTCGTGGTCAATCCATTCGCTACGACGGTGCCTGGTTGCAGCAGCCATCCGGACTTGCGCAAGTGGCACTGCTGTTCCCTTGGGTTGCTCGGCTGAACCGCAGGCTTGTGCATTCAGACGATTAA
- a CDS encoding glycosyltransferase — MTVASQRRELERERVLVLAPTARAASETFVRANLQGLPFAVTAYFGDERPLHAPWRLTYGTAIWLSKLFTRLSWLRLAGWPAAVVVRALIRRHQPDVVMVEFGFEAVRVMEACAWSGVPLVVHFRGSDASAQGRLGLLRERYRRLLDIAAGVIVKSRPMADTLLTLGARSDRLLISPSGANSDLFHGSEPAQTPPRLLAVGRFVAKKGPLQTIRSFAQMCQSLGPVTPQPALWMVGDGPLLKQARILVRDLELQEHVRLLGECPQAQVADLMRQVRGFVQHSMVAPDGDSEGNPVAVMEAQLSGLPVVATRHAGIPEVVMDGQSGLLVEEGDETAMAQAMARLVQDPALAARLGDCGRQRVQERFTIEHHLQQVSQLLHQVMQDRSESL, encoded by the coding sequence ATGACCGTGGCTAGTCAGCGCCGCGAGCTGGAGAGGGAACGGGTGTTGGTGCTGGCACCCACGGCGCGGGCCGCCAGCGAAACCTTTGTTCGCGCCAATCTGCAGGGCCTGCCGTTTGCGGTGACGGCCTACTTCGGCGATGAGCGACCCCTTCATGCACCTTGGCGACTGACCTATGGCACTGCGATTTGGCTCAGTAAGCTGTTCACCCGTCTGTCGTGGCTGCGTCTGGCTGGCTGGCCTGCGGCAGTGGTGGTGCGTGCTTTGATCCGACGCCATCAACCGGATGTGGTGATGGTCGAGTTCGGCTTCGAGGCGGTTCGGGTGATGGAGGCGTGTGCTTGGAGTGGTGTGCCGTTAGTGGTGCATTTCCGTGGTTCCGATGCCTCAGCGCAGGGTCGCTTGGGCCTTTTGCGCGAGCGTTACAGGCGACTGCTGGACATCGCTGCGGGCGTGATCGTTAAATCCAGGCCGATGGCCGACACCTTGCTGACGCTGGGTGCACGATCCGATCGACTGTTGATCAGTCCCTCCGGTGCAAACAGTGATCTCTTTCATGGCAGTGAACCGGCTCAGACACCGCCTCGGTTGTTGGCGGTTGGTCGCTTTGTTGCCAAAAAAGGCCCTCTGCAGACGATTCGATCCTTTGCCCAGATGTGCCAAAGCCTTGGGCCAGTCACTCCTCAACCGGCTCTCTGGATGGTGGGCGACGGACCTCTGCTGAAGCAGGCGCGCATTTTGGTGCGCGACTTGGAGCTGCAGGAGCATGTCCGCTTACTCGGTGAGTGCCCCCAGGCCCAAGTGGCCGATCTGATGCGGCAGGTGCGGGGTTTTGTTCAGCATTCGATGGTGGCGCCCGATGGCGACAGTGAAGGCAATCCCGTTGCGGTGATGGAGGCACAGCTCAGTGGACTTCCCGTGGTGGCAACCCGCCATGCCGGGATTCCTGAAGTGGTGATGGACGGACAGAGCGGTCTGCTTGTTGAGGAAGGTGATGAGACCGCTATGGCGCAGGCGATGGCTCGGCTGGTGCAGGATCCAGCTCTTGCTGCACGTCTGGGAGACTGCGGGCGCCAGCGTGTTCAGGAGCGCTTCACTATCGAGCATCACCTTCAGCAGGTCTCCCAGCTGTTGCATCAGGTCATGCAAGACCGGTCGGAGTCGCTGTGA
- a CDS encoding glycosyltransferase produces MDDLWVVLPHLGAGGAQKVGLLAAEHFATQGYKVRVLSLRHGHPIKHRLPENITTFDLGPDDDLNVHPWLRDVWNRSLLARARRFCVAQCIKVRRLLIRVTMALVLRFMQWTWPLIEAKIQPGSDALPIRLLNWCMRGAGGVIYRRLRELMLEHRPRRVLALLTKTNILCCAAVWDLPIHLVVSERNDPRLQRLDRLWNRLRCVYYRRADVVTANTEGVLQALQEMGHWQRLDLLPNPLPAGLSLREGDGCSSRRQQEVLAVARLVPQKGLDVLIRAFALLPRSVRQGWRLTLVGDGPEREALEDLVDQQHLRSEVRFEGFRSDPLDFMQRASIFALPSRFEGMPNALLEAMAAGLPSVVSNASPGPLEMVRDGREGLVVGTDDDVAFAAALRRLMQDAELRQRCGDAARETLRSLDWVVVEPHWRSVLALPAP; encoded by the coding sequence ATGGATGATCTCTGGGTGGTGCTGCCTCACCTCGGCGCAGGAGGAGCCCAGAAAGTAGGCCTGCTGGCGGCTGAGCACTTTGCTACTCAGGGATACAAGGTGCGGGTGCTCTCGCTGCGACATGGTCATCCGATCAAACACCGTTTGCCGGAAAACATCACGACATTTGACCTTGGCCCTGATGACGATCTCAATGTTCATCCCTGGCTGAGGGACGTCTGGAATCGATCGCTACTTGCCCGCGCTCGTCGGTTCTGCGTGGCGCAGTGCATCAAGGTGCGGCGCTTGTTGATTCGGGTGACGATGGCACTGGTGCTGCGCTTCATGCAATGGACCTGGCCCCTCATCGAGGCCAAGATTCAGCCTGGTTCCGATGCCCTTCCCATTCGCTTGCTCAACTGGTGCATGAGAGGGGCTGGAGGGGTGATCTACCGCCGACTGCGCGAGCTGATGTTGGAGCATCGCCCCCGCCGCGTGCTGGCGCTGCTCACCAAGACCAACATTCTCTGCTGCGCTGCGGTTTGGGATCTTCCAATTCATCTCGTGGTTTCGGAACGCAATGACCCCCGACTGCAGCGTCTGGATCGACTTTGGAATCGCCTGCGCTGCGTTTATTACCGTCGTGCTGATGTGGTTACGGCCAATACCGAAGGCGTTCTGCAGGCTCTGCAGGAGATGGGGCACTGGCAACGCTTAGACCTGTTGCCCAATCCACTCCCTGCGGGTCTCAGTCTGCGAGAAGGGGATGGATGCTCCTCTCGGCGGCAGCAGGAAGTGCTGGCTGTGGCGCGGTTGGTTCCGCAAAAAGGACTCGATGTACTGATCCGTGCCTTTGCCCTGCTTCCGCGATCCGTCCGGCAGGGCTGGCGATTGACCCTTGTGGGGGATGGGCCAGAGCGTGAGGCATTGGAAGACTTGGTGGATCAGCAACACTTGCGCTCTGAGGTCCGCTTCGAGGGATTTCGATCAGATCCCCTGGACTTTATGCAGCGGGCCTCGATTTTCGCCTTGCCATCCCGGTTTGAGGGGATGCCCAATGCCTTGTTGGAGGCGATGGCAGCCGGTTTGCCCTCAGTGGTGAGTAACGCTTCGCCGGGTCCACTGGAGATGGTTCGTGATGGCAGAGAGGGTCTTGTGGTGGGAACGGACGACGATGTTGCTTTTGCCGCGGCGTTGCGGCGATTAATGCAGGATGCCGAACTACGCCAGCGCTGTGGCGACGCGGCTCGAGAGACACTGCGGTCTCTTGACTGGGTGGTGGTTGAGCCCCACTGGCGTTCGGTGCTGGCTCTGCCTGCACCGTGA
- a CDS encoding glycosyltransferase yields MAGIRVAFTIDSLKLGGAERVLLQWARWCRDEGWQVVVITRQGPELDAYPVPLGVQRWVEPPLAPLLRWLGWFAFPFRVLALRQLLRRHGSDLAVGVTTLPAVKLLLASAGLPLRTLISERNYPPAKPPAIPWRWLRRCTYPWADLHWVQTRVTGDWLRQHCGVRRQQLVPNSVSWPLPDRDPLLEPDDWLAPGKPLILAAGTKARQKGFDCLMPVFSILARRDPSLHLALLGLAPGLYQGLDQQQWLRQMLSKDSDLQQRLLMPGVSGSMASWYARATVFVLPSRFEGFPNVLLEAMAAGCACIASDCLTGPADLIRHGENGLLLPMGASADEWVETISGLLEDPDRRRWMGERALLVREQYAEQRLRRDCLEAMRRLCHG; encoded by the coding sequence ATGGCGGGCATCCGGGTTGCGTTCACGATTGATTCCCTCAAGCTCGGTGGTGCCGAAAGAGTTTTGCTGCAGTGGGCCCGCTGGTGCAGGGACGAGGGTTGGCAGGTGGTGGTGATCACTCGCCAGGGGCCAGAGTTGGATGCCTACCCCGTGCCGTTGGGAGTTCAGCGTTGGGTGGAGCCACCATTGGCGCCGTTGCTGCGTTGGCTTGGCTGGTTTGCCTTTCCTTTTCGAGTGCTGGCTTTGCGGCAGCTGCTGCGTCGCCACGGCAGTGATCTCGCTGTGGGGGTGACCACCCTGCCGGCAGTCAAGCTGCTGCTGGCCAGTGCCGGTCTGCCGTTGCGAACGTTGATCTCAGAACGCAACTACCCTCCTGCCAAACCGCCTGCGATCCCATGGCGCTGGTTGCGTCGCTGCACCTACCCCTGGGCGGATCTGCATTGGGTGCAGACACGGGTGACCGGTGACTGGCTGCGTCAGCACTGTGGAGTTCGCAGACAACAGCTTGTTCCCAATTCAGTCAGCTGGCCACTGCCTGATCGTGATCCCCTGCTGGAGCCCGACGACTGGCTGGCGCCCGGGAAGCCGCTGATTCTTGCTGCAGGTACTAAAGCGCGTCAGAAGGGGTTTGATTGCTTGATGCCTGTTTTCTCAATACTCGCTCGCCGAGATCCGAGTCTTCACCTGGCGCTGCTTGGCCTTGCTCCAGGGCTGTATCAAGGCCTTGATCAGCAGCAGTGGTTGCGCCAAATGCTCAGCAAAGACTCAGATCTGCAGCAGCGTTTGCTGATGCCAGGGGTCAGCGGCAGCATGGCGAGTTGGTATGCCAGGGCAACGGTGTTCGTCCTGCCGTCGCGTTTCGAAGGTTTCCCGAATGTGCTGCTGGAGGCCATGGCTGCCGGTTGTGCCTGTATCGCCAGCGACTGTCTGACGGGTCCTGCTGATCTGATCCGCCATGGAGAGAACGGGCTGCTGTTGCCGATGGGGGCCAGTGCTGACGAATGGGTCGAGACGATCTCGGGCTTATTGGAGGACCCTGATCGTCGCCGTTGGATGGGCGAGCGGGCCCTGCTGGTGCGGGAGCAGTACGCCGAGCAGCGTCTGCGACGTGATTGTCTAGAGGCCATGCGGCGGTTGTGCCATGGATGA